atatatatatatatatatatatatatatatatatatatatatatatatatatatatatatatatatatatatatatatatatatataaaatatatattaataataatgataataataaaaacaataataatgataatattaaaaataaatttaataataATGGTattaatattacaaaaaaattaaataaaaaaataataaaataataataacaacaacaataaaaaaaagtacagtattaataaaatataatattgataataataaaattaataataatgatcatagcaataataataacaattatatataaaaaaaaaatatattgataataatgatattaataaaaacaataataatgataatattaaaaataaatttaataataatgatattaatattacaaaaaaataaaataaaaaaacaataaaataataataacaacaacgataaaaaaagtacaatattaataataataaaaacatggataataataaaaacaacaactatatattaaaaatattgatAATAATGATATTAATATTATAACATAATACAATACTACAACAAcgataatacaataataataaaaaaatacaatattactaataaaaattctgataataatcataataacaaaaaacaataaaaacaacaacatttatataatattaaaaaaaaataacaacaacaacaataatacaataataaaaaatactacaaaattaataaaaatattgataaaaataataataataataataacaataataacaaatatataatatTACAAAATAATATGTGAGCGCAGCTTACAGGAATCCAAGTCTAATGAGGAGGGCGGAGACTCAGGTGACacattttgatccgatggagtgtacacaccatcggatcgaaatccgcgccgaattcccatcgcgatgacgtgtcccgccgtcgccgcgatgatcatcgcggcgacgtgcgcgacgctgtcatataaggaattccacgcatgcgagggatgggttcggacggatcgatccggtgagtctgtacagatttgtaagcatgctaagaaatttttatctgctggaaatccgtcggcccGAGAAAAATccacggataaatttcagcggatcgatcctctcgtgtttacggggccttagtaatcccgctctctcccagtaatcccgctctcccagtaatccctctctcccagtaatcccactctcccagtaatcctgctctcccagtaatcccgctctcccagtaatcccgctctcccagtaatcctgctctcccagtaatcccactctctcccagtaatcccgctctctcccagtaatcccgctctctcccagtaatcccgctctcccagtaatcccactctctcccagtaatcccactctcccagtaatcccgctctctcccagtaatcccgctctctcccagtaatcccgctctctcccagtaatcccgctctcccagtaatcccgctctctcccagtaatcccactctcccagtaatcccgctctcccagtaatcccgctctcccagtaatcctgctctcccagtaatcccactctctcccagtaatcccgctctctcccagtaatcccgctctctcccagtaatcccgctctcccagtaatcccactctctcccagtaatcccgctctctcccagtaatcccgctctcccagtaatcccgctctcccagtaatcctgctctcccagtaatcccactctcccagtaatcccactctcccagtaatcccgctctcccagtaatcccgctctctcccagtaatcccgctctcccagtaatcccactctctcccagtaatcccgctctcccagtaatcccactctctcccagtaatcccgctctcccagtaatcccactctctcccagtaatcccactctctcccagtaatcccactctctcccagtaatcccgctctctcccagtaatcccgctctcccagtaatcccgctctcccagtaatcctgctctcccagtaatcccactctcccagtaatcccgctctctcccagtaatcccgctctcccagtaatcccactctctcccagtaatcccgctctctcccagtaatcccgctctcccagtaatcccgctctcccagtaatcctgctctcccagtaatcccactctcccagtaatcccactcttccagtaatcccgctctcccagtaatcccgctctctcccagtaatcccgctctcccagtaatcccactctctcccagtaatcccactctctcccagtaatcccactctctcccagtaatcccgctctcccagtaatcccgctctctcccagtaatcccgctctcccagtaatcccactctctcccagtaatcccgctctcccagtaatcccactctctcccagtaatcccactctctcccagtaatcccactctctcccagtaatcccgctctctcccagtaatcccactctctcccagtaatcccgctctctcccagtaatcccactctcccagtaatcccactctctcccagtaatcccgctctcccagtaatcccactctctcccagtaatcccgctctcccagtaatcccactctctcccagtaatccctctctcccagtaatcccactctctcccagtaatccctctctcccagtaatcccactctctcccagtaatcccgctctcccagtaatcccactctctcccagtaatcccgctctcccagtaatcccactctctcccagtaatcccgctctcccagtaatcccactctctcccagtaatccctctctcccagtaatcccactctctcccagtaatccctctctcccagtaatcccgctctcTCCCACTAATccctctctcccagtaatcccgctctctcccagtaatccctctctcccagtaatcccgctctctcccagtaatctcactctcccagtaatcccactctctcccagtaatccctctctcccagtaatcccactctctcccagtaatcccgctctctcccagtaatcccgctctcccagtaatcccgctctcccagtaatcccactctcccagtaatcctgctctcccagtaatcccactctcccagtaatcccactctcccagtaatcccgctctcccagtaatcccactctctcccagtaatcccgctctcccagtaatcccactctctcccagtaatcccgctctcccagtaatcccactctctcccagtaatcccactctctcccagtaatcccactctctcccagtaatcccgctctctcccagtaatcccactctctcccagtaatcccgctctctcccagtaatcccactctcccagtaatcccactctctcccagtaatcccgctctcccagtaatcccactctctcccagtaatcccgctctcccagtaatcccactctctcccagtaatccctctctcccagtaatcccactctctcccagtaatccctctctcccagtaatcccactctctcccagtaatcccgctctcccagtaatcccactctctcccagtaatcccgctctcccagtaatcccactctctcccagtaatcccgctctcccagtaatcccactctctcccagtaatccctctctcccagtaatcccactctctcccagtaatccctctctcccagtaatcccgctctcTCCCACTAATccctctctcccagtaatcccgctctctcccagtaatccctctctcccagtaatcccgctctctcccagtaatctcactctcccagtaatcccactcTCTCCCAGTTATccctctctcccagtaatcccactctctcccagtaatcccactctctcccagtaatccctctctcccagtaatcccgctctcccagtaatcccgctctctcccagtaatcccgctctctcccagtaatcccactctctcccagtaatcccgctctctcccagtaatcccactctcccagtaatcccactctctcccagtaatcccgctctcccagtaatcccactctctcccagtaatcccgctctcccagtaatcccactctctcccagtaatccctctctcccagtaatcccactctctcccagtaatcccactctctcccagtaatcccgctctcccagtaatcccactctctcccagtaatcccactctctcccagtaatcccgctctcccagtaatcccactctctcccagtaatcccgctctcccagtaatcccactctctcccagtaatcccgctctcccagtaatcccactctctcccagtaatccctctctcccagtaatcccactctctcccagtaatccctctctcccagtaatcccgctctcTCCCACTAATccctctctcccagtaatcccgctctctcccagtaatccctctctcccagtaatcccgctctTTCCCAGTAATCTcactctcccagtaatcccactctctcccagtaatccctctctcccagtaatcccactctctcccagtaatcccactctctcccagtaatccctctctcccagtaatcccgctctcccagtaatcccgctctctcccagtaatcccgctctctcccagtaatcccactctctcccagtaatcccgctctctcccagtaatcccactctcccagtaatcccactctctcccagtaatcccgctctcccagtaatcccactctctcccagtaatcccgctctcccagtaatcccactctctcccagtaatccctctctcccagtaatcccactctctcccagtaatccctctctcccagtaatcccactctctcccagtaatcccgctctcccagtaatcccactctctcccagtaatcccgctctcccagtaatcccactctctcccagtaatcccgctctcccagtaatcccactctctcccagtaatcccactctctcccagtaatccctctctcccagtaatcccgctctcTCCCACTAATccctctctcccagtaatcccgctctctcccagtaatccctctctcccagtaatcccgctctctcccagtaatctcactctcccagtaatcccactctctcccagtaatccctctctcccagtaatcccactctctcccagtaatcccactctctcccagtaatccctctctcccagtaatcccgctctcccagtaatccctctctcccagtaatcccactctcccagtaatcccgctctcccagtaatcccactctcccagtaatcccactctctccctgtaatcccactttctcccagtaatcccactctcccagtaatcccactctcccagtaatcccactctctcccagtaatcccactctcccagtaatcccgctctctcccagtaatcccgctctcccagtaatcccgctctcccagtaatcccgctctctcccagtaatcccactctcccagtaatcccactctctccctgtaatcccactctctcccagtaatcccactctcccagtaatcccactctcccagtaatcccactctctcccagtaatcccgctctcccagtaatcccactcTCCCAGTAATGccgctctcccagtaatcccactctctcccagtaatcccactctcccagtaatcccactctctcccagtaatcccactctcccagtaatcccactctcccccagtaatcccgctctcccagtaatcccactctcccagtaatcccactctctcccagtaatcccacactctcccagtaatcccactctctcccagtaatcccactctcccagtaatcccactctctcccagtaatcccactctcccagtaatcccactctcccagtaatcccactctctcccagtaatcccactctcccagtaatcccactctctcccagtaatcccactctcccagtaatcctgctctcccagtaatcccgctctctcccagtaatcccgctctcccagtaatcccgctctctcccagtaatcccactctctcccagtaatcccgctctcccagtaatcccgctctcccagtaatcccactctctcccagtaatccccctctcccagtaatcccgctctcctagtaatcccactctctcccagtaatcccgctctcttagtaatcccgctctcccagtaatcccgctctcccagtaatcccgctctctcccagtaatcccgctctcccagtaatcccgctctctcccagtaatcccactctctcccagtaatcccactctctcccagtaatcccgctctcccagtaatcccgctctcccagtaatcccgctctctcccagtaatcccactctctcccagtaatcccgctctctcccagtaatcccgctctctcccagtaatcctgctctctcccagtaatcccactctctcccagtaatcccgctctcccagtaatcccactctctcccagtaatcccgctctctcccagtaatcccgctctcccagtaatcccgctctcccagtaatcccactctctcccagtaatcccgctctcccagtaatcccgctctctcccagtaatcccgctctcCCAGTAATTCcgctctctcccagtaatcccgctctctcccagtaatcccgctctcTCCCAGGAATCCcgctctctcccagtaatcccgctctctcccagtaatcccgctctcccagtaatcccgctctctcccagtaatccctctCTCACAGTAATCCcgctctctcccagtaatcccgctctcccagtaatctctctctctcccagtaatcccgctctcccagtaatcccgctctcccagtaatcccgctctctcccagtaatcccgctctcccagtaatcccactctctcccagtaatcccgctctcccagtaatcccgctctctcccagtaatcccgctctcCCAGTAATTCcgctctctcccagtaatcccgctctctcccagtaatcccactctctcccagtaatcccactctctcccagtaatcccgctctcccagtaatcccactctctcccagtaatcccgctctcccagtaatcccgctctctcccagtaatcccgctctcCAAGTAATTCcgctctctcccagtaatcccgctctctcccagtaatcccactctctcccagtaatcccgctctcccagtaatcccactctctcccagtaatcccgctctcccagtaatcccgctctcccccagtaatcccactctctcccagtaatcccactctctcccagtaatcccacactctcccagtaatcccgctctcccagtaatcccgctctctcccagtaatcctgctctcccagtaatcccacactctcccagtaatcccactctctcccagtaatcccgctctctcccagtaatcccgctctctcccagtaatcccactctctcccagtaatcccgctctctcccagtaatcccactctcccagtaatcccactctcccagtaatcccgctctcccagtaatccccctctctcccagtaatcccgctctctcccagtaatcctgctctcccagtaatcccacactctcccagtaatcccactctctcccagtaatcccactctctcccagtaatcccactctctcccagtaatcccacactctcccagtaatcccgctctcccagtaatcccgctctctcccagtaatcctgctctcccagtaatcccactctctcccaataatcccactctctcccagtaatcccgctctctcccagtaatcccgctctctcccagtaatcccactctctcccagtaatcccactctctcccagtaatcccgctctctcccagtaatcccgctctctcccagtaatcccgctctctcccagtaatcccgctctcccagtaatcccgctctctcccagtaatcccactctctcccagtaatcccgctctctcccagtaatcccgctctctcccagtaatcccgctctctcccagtaatcccgctctcccagtaatcccactcTCTCCCAGTAATCTCACTCTCTCTCAGTAATCCcgctctctcccagtaatcccgctctctcccagtaatcccgctctctcccagtaatcccgctctcCCTAGGGGATCTCGGTGGGATCACTGAGTTTATAATCTGTTCTCTCTCCAGGAAAGTAAACTGACGGTGGAGGAAATCATGGCGCTGATGGTGATGAAATTTGAAAGTTACGCCTCTAAGAGCAGCGGAGACAAAAACACGCTGTGCACCGAGGAGCTGAGTCACATGACCCCCGCCGAGTTCCCCACACTCTGCGTAAGTCAGGACACCCCACAGGGCGGCCAATCACATCGCTACATTtgtctccattgtgggaggggcagagacacaaactactgcaggaaatccccccattgtgggaggggcagagacacaaactactgcaggaaatctccccattgtgggaggggcagagacacaaactactgcaggaaatctcctcattgtgggaggggcagagacacaaactactgcaggaaatctccccattgtgggaggggcagagacacaaactactgcaggaaatctcaccattgtgggaggggcagagacacaaactactgcaggaaatctccccattgtgggaggggcagagagacaAACTACTGcaagaaatctccccattgtgggaggggcagagagacaaactactgcaggaaatctcaccattgtgggaggagcagagacacaaactactgcaggaaatctccccattgtgggaggggcagacacacaaactactgcaggaaatctcaccattgtgggaggggcagagacacaaactactgcaggaaatctccccattgtgggaggggcagagacacaaactactgcaggaaatctcaccattgtgggaggagcagagacacaaactactgcaggaaatctcaccattgtgggaggggcagagacacaaactactgcaggaaatctctccattgtgggaggggcagagacacaaactactgcaggaaatctcaccattgtgggaggggcagagacacaaactactgcagggaaatctcctcattgtgggaggggcagagacacaaactactgcaggaaatctccccattgtgggaggggcagagacacaaactactgcaggaaatctcctcattgtgggaggggcagagacacaaactactgcagggaaatctcctcattgtgggaggggcagagacacaaactactgcaggaaatcttcccattgtgggaggggcagagacacaaactactgcaggaaatctccccattgtgggaggggcagagacacaaactactgcaggaaatctccccattatgggaggggcagagacacaaactactgcaggaaatctccccattgtgggaggggcagagacacaaactactgcaggaaatctccccattatgggaggggcagagacacaaactactgcaggaaatctccccattgtgggaggggcagagacacaaactactgcagggaaatctcctcattgtgggaggggcagagacacaaactactgcaggaaatcttcccattgtgggaggggcagagacacaaactactgcaggaaatctccccattgtgggaggggcagagacacaaactactgcaggaaatctccccattatgggaggggca
This window of the Rana temporaria chromosome 13, aRanTem1.1, whole genome shotgun sequence genome carries:
- the LOC120920281 gene encoding protein S100-A2-like, with the translated sequence MMESKLTVEEIMALMVMKFESYASKSSGDKNTLCTEELSHMTPAEFPTLCTVAKKDEIVKEIIGKMDANNDKRVTFEEFMSFSSSLASFIRDNMKE